In one window of Gopherus evgoodei ecotype Sinaloan lineage unplaced genomic scaffold, rGopEvg1_v1.p scaffold_40_arrow_ctg1, whole genome shotgun sequence DNA:
- the DOCK6 gene encoding dedicator of cytokinesis protein 6 isoform X2, with amino-acid sequence MAAPERRAFAQRINRTVAAEVRKQVSREHGGSPQLSKKRSGSQQMVPLTEVVEPVDFEEYLAAHPPELEPGPLRDLVEFPADDVEVVREPRECRTLEPGVPDEGKLDARVRDTVQVYTEDWVVVRRKYQQLSTMYSPNTAERQRQRRKGLPRQVFELDEVAEEPEELKRRSASLDDTPRGSWASSVFDLKNSVADPLLPGLLEHTAMEELDRSNEELRKENRHPELLALFPAPDEDEAVERCSMPEIPREHFGQRILVKCLSLKFEIEIEPIFGTLALYDSKEKRKISENFYFDLNSEQVKGLLRAPSGHPAISTLARSAIFSITYPSPDIFLVIKLEKVLQQGDISDCCEPYMVMKETDAAKNKEKLEKLRGTAEQFCSRLGRYRMPFAWTAIHLLNIVSTAGSLEHDPTDAESERRGTWNERKRRMLERMSAGEELCSFASFRPATLTVTNFFKQEGDRLSAEDLYKFLADMRRPTSLLRRLRPITAQLKVDISPAPESPHYCLTPELLHVKPYPDPRVRPTKEILEFPAREVYVPHTTYRNLLYVYPQSLNFSSRQGSMRNIAVKVQFLAGEDPSQALPVIFGKSSCSEFTKEAYTAVVYHNRCPEFYEEFKLQLPPALTDNHHLLFTFFHVSCQPKQNAPLETPVGYTWVPLLQHGRLRTGPLCLPVSVEKPPPSYSVLTPDVQLPGMKWVDNHKGVFHVELLAVSSVHTQDPALDKFFTLGHVLEEGHFPVRLRDTVLTEGSVEGELRASVAGLRGAGLGPLLAHCHRVLDKLLLLIARPPVIGGQIVNLGRAAFEAMAIMVNQIHRGLEASQGQHGHNPLLAAYVHFAFRLPAETPPAGNKAGTPPQGAAIQCATLSRATGRPATLSLSRSKSISNSNPDLATAPGSPDDEVQKILGSKGIDRSHSWVNSAYAPGGPKAVLRRNPPSSSADLKQLLHEELALQWVVSTSTVREAVIRQAWFFFRLVGKSMALHLHQAEKLEAPRRLRFPSRFVDDVAALVGAVSIEIASRYQKDVELVERLNSSLAFFLNDLLSLMDRGFVFSLIRLYYKQIGNRLPSAQNPPALVALRVDFLRIVCSHEHYVSLNLPWHSLSPPASPSPSVSSATSQGSAFSSPAQDQRVAGMFELSVPYRRQHFLAGLVLTELALILEPDAEGVFFLHKKVISTLHNLLCSHDADARYTTTPVRAHVAQLYLPLLSIVLDALPQLYDFTENHSQRGRLVTVLGDEGDGDSSTISQSVAMAIAGSPLPHAHRASPFPLPAAPPRPGGTLSAEASRTLLACLLWVLKNGDAGALQSWCAELPPLHLGRLLDLLYLCVACFEYKGRKAFERISSLAFKRSLDMKARLEEAILGTVGARQEMVRRSRERSPLGGQESVRWRKNLAHWRPNSDKVDKSREEVEQEVLVEGNLATEANLVVLDMLEIIVQTVLLAEAKESMLDGVLRVLLHGMACTPSALFLQHCFASQRALVSKFPEMLFEEDTELCADLCLRLLGHCSSRVAAIRAHASASLYLLMRQNFEIGHNFARVKMQVTMSLSSLVGTSSNFSEEHLRRSLKTILTYAEEDAGLQDSSFSEQVQDLVFNLHMILTDTVKMKEHQEDPEMLIDLMYRIAKGYQNSPDLRLTWLQNMAAKHSSQGNHAEAAQCMVHAAALVAEYLSMLEDSRHLPVGCVSFQGISSNVLEESAVSDDVLSPDEEGICSGKFFTELGLVGLLEQAAAFFTMGGLYEAVNQVYKILIPIHEANREFKKLAALHGKLQDAFGKISSQSAGWERMFGTYFRVGFYGSKFGDLDEQEFVYKEPSITKLAEISHRLEEFYAERFGDDLVEIIKDSNPVDKGKLDPNKAYIQLTYVEPFFDTYELKERVTYFEKNYGLRTFLFCTPFTQDGRAHGELHEQHKRKTLLTTSHAFPYIRTRLPVVHKEEVILTPIEVAIEDMQKKMQELAFATHQDPADAKMLQMVLQGCVGTTVNQGPLEVAQVFLAEIPDDPRLYRHHNKLRLCFRDFTKRCEDALRKNKSLIGPDQREYHRELERNYLRLRESLHPLLSRRIPQLYAPLVPRSTHR; translated from the exons GTGCCGCTGACGGAGGTGGTGGAGCCGGTGGACTTTGAGGAGTACCTGGCTGCCCACCCCCCCGAGCTGGAGCCTGGCCCACTCCGTGACCTGGTCGAGTTCCCTGCCGACGATGTGGAGGTGGTCCGGGAGCCACGGGAATGCCGCACGCTGGAACCGGGGGTGCCCGACGAGGG GAAGCTGGATGCCCGGGTGCGGGACACGGTGCAGGTCTACACGGAGGACTGGGTCGTGGTGCGGAGGAA GTACCAGCAGCTCAGCACCATGTACAGCCCCAACACAGCCGAGCGGCAGCGCCAGAGACGGAAGGGGCTGCCCCGGCAGGTCTTCGAGCTGGACGAGGTCGCGGAGGAGCCG GAGGAGCTGAAGCGCCGCTCTGCCTCCCTGGATGACACACCCCGGGGCAGCTGGGCTTCCAGCGTCTTCGACCTGAAGAACTCGGTGGCCGACCCGCTGCTGCCAGGCCTGCTGGAGCACACGGCCATGGAGGAGCTCGACCGCTCTAACGAGGAGCTGCGCAAGGAAAACCGGCACCCAGAGCTGCTGGCGCTCTTCCCCGCCCCCGACGAG GACGAGGCGGTGGAGCGCTGCAGCATGCCTGAGATCCCCCGGGAGCACTTCGGCCAGCGGATCCTGGTGAAGTGCCTGTCTCTTAA GTTTGAGATCGAGATCGAGCCCATCTTCGGGACGCTCGCCCTGTATGACAGCAAGGAAAAGAGAAAG ATCTCTGAGAACTTCTACTTCGACCTCAACTCGGAGCAGGTGAAAGGGCTGCTGCGGGCGCCCAGCGGCCACCCCGCCATCTCCACGCTGGCGCGCTCCGCCATCTTCTCCATCACCTATCCCTCCCCTGACATCTTCCTGGTCATCAAG ctGGAGAAGGTGCTGCAGCAGGGGGACATCAGCGACTGCTGTGAGCCCTACATGGTCATGAAGGAGACAGACGCAGCCAAG AACAAGGAGAAGCTGGAGAAGCTGCGCGGGACGGCGGAGCAGTTCTGCAGCCGGCTGGGCCGGTACCGCATGCCCTTCGCCTGGACAGCCATCCACCTCCTGAACATCGTCAGCACCGCCGGGTCCCTGGAGCACGACCCCACCGACGCCGAGAGCG aGCGTCGGGGCACCTGGAACGAACGCAAGCGGAGGATGCTGGAGCGCATGAGCGCCGGGGAGGAGCTGTGCAGCTTCGCCAGCTTCCGCCCCGCCACGCTCACCGTCACCAACTTCTTCAAACAG GAGGGCGACCGGCTGAGCGCTGAGGACCTCTACAAGTTCCTGGCAGACATGAGGCGTCCGACCTCGCTGCTGCGCCGGCTGAGGCCCATCACAG CTCAGCTCAAGGTGGACATCTCGCCAGCACCCGAAAGCCCCCACTactgcctcaccccagagctgctgcacGTCAAGCCCTACCCGGATCCCCGGGTGCGGCCCACCAAGGAGATCCTGGAGTTCCCGGCCCGCGAGGTGTATGTCCCCCACACCACCTACAG gaACCTGCTCTACGTCTACCCCCAGAGCCTGAACTTCAGCAGCCGCCAGGGCTCCATGCGCAACATCGCTGTGAAAGTGCAGTTCCTGGCGGGCGAGGaccccagccaggccctgccg GTGATATTCGGCAAGTCGAGCTGCAGCGAGTTTACGAAGGAGGCTTACACGGCCGTGGTGTATCACAACAG GTGCCCCGAGTTCTACGAGGAGTTCAAGCTGCAGCTCCCGCCCGCCCTGACGGACAATCACCACCTGCTCTTCACCTTCTTCCACGTCAGCTGCCAGCCGAAGCAGAACGCGCCGCTGGAGACGCCCGTCGGCTACACG TGGGTCCCGCTGTTGCAGCATGGCCGCCTGCGGACGGGGCCCCTCTGCCTGCCCGTGTCGGTGGAGAAGCCCCCGCCCAGCTACTCCGTGCTCACCCCCGAT GTGCAGCTCCCCGGCATGAAGTGGGTCGATAACCACAAAGGGGTGTTTCACGTGGAGCTGCTGGCCGTGTCCTCAGTGCACACGCAG GACCCTGCCCTGGATAAGTTCTTCACGCTGGGCCACGTGCTGGAGGAGGGGCACTTCCCGGTGCGGCTGCGGGACACCGTGCTGACCGAGGGCAGCGTGGAGGGGGAGCTGCGGGCCAGCGTGGCCGGGCTAcggggggccgggctggggccactGCTCGCCCACTGCCACCGGGTCCTggacaagctgctgctgctcatcGCCCGCCCGCCCGTCATCGGGGGCCAGATCG TCAACCTGGGCCGCGCCGCCTTCGAGGCCATGGCCATCATGGTGAACCAGATCCACCGGGGCCTGGAGGCCAGCCAGGGCCAGCACGGCCACAACCCGCTGCTGGCCGCCTACGTCCACTTTGCCTTCCGCCTGCCCGCCGAGACGCCGCCAGCGGGGAACA AGGCCGGGACACCGCCCCAGGGGGCTGCCATCCAATGCGCCACCCTGTCCCGCGCCACCGGCCGCCCCGCCACCCTCAGCCTGTCGCGCTCCAAGAGCATCAGCAACAGCAACCCCGACCTGGCCACCGCGCCCGGCTCCCCCGACGACGAGGTCCAGAAGATCCTGGGCAGCAAA GGGATCGACCGCTCGCACTCCTGGGTGAACTCGGCCTACGCCCCCGGCGGGCCCAAGGCTGTGCTCCGCCGGAACCCGCCCAGCTCCAGCGCCGACCTCAAACAG ctgctgcacgAGGAGCTGGCCCTGCAGTGGGTGGTGAGCACCAGCACCGTGCGTGAGGCCGTGATACGCCAGGCCTGGTTCTTCTTCCGGCTGGTG GGGAAGAGCATGGCGCTGCACCTGCACCAGGCCGAGAAGCTGGAGGCGCCGCGCCGGCTGCGCTTCCCCAGCCGCTTCGTGGACGACGTCGCTGCCCTGGTGGGCGCCGTCAGCATCGAGATCGCCAGCCGCTACCAGAAG GATGTGGAGCTGGTGGAGCGCCTCAACAGCAGCCTGGCCTTCTTCCTCAACGACCTGCTCTCCCTGATGGACCGCGGCTTCGTCTTCAGCCTCATTCGCCTCTACTACAAGCAG ATTGGTAACCGGCTGCCGAGTGCCCAGAACCCCCCCGCCCTGGTGGCGCTGCGCGTGGATTTCCTGCGTATCGTCTGCAGCCATGAGCACTACGTCAGCCTGAACCTGCCCTGGCACAGCCTCTCGCCGCCCGCCTCCCCCTCGCCCTCCGTGTCCTCCGCCACCTCCCAG GGCTCGGCTTTCTCCAGCCCGGCACAGGACCAGCGGGTGGCCGGCATGTTCGAGCTGTCCGTGCCCTACCGCCGGCAGCACTTCCTGGCGGGGCTGGTGCTCACGGAGCTGGCGCTCATCCTGGAGCCGGACGCCGAAGG cgTTTTCTTCCTGCACAAGAAGGTCATCAGCACCCTGCACAACCTGCTGTGCAGCCACGATGCTGACGCCCGCTACACCACCACCCCCGTCCGCGCCCACGTGGCCCAGCTCTACCTGCCCCTGCTCAGCATCGTCCTGGATGCCCTGCCACAACTCTACGACTTCACCG AGAACCACAGTCAGCGCGGGCGCCTGGTCACCGTGCTGGGGGACGAAGGAGACGGCGacagcagcaccatcagccagtcGGTGGCCATGGCCATCGccggctcccccctgccccacgcccaccGGGCCAGCCCCTTCCCGCTGCCGGCAGCC cccccccgcccGGGCGGTACTCTGTCGGCGGAGGCGAGCCGCACCCTGCTGGCCTGCCTGCTGTGGGTGCTGAAGAATGGGGACGCAGGGGCGCTGCAGAGCTGGTGTGCGGAGCTGCCCCCCCTGCACCTCGGCCGCCTCCTTGACCTGCTCTACCTCTGCGTGGCCTGCTTCGAGTAcaag GGCAGGAAGGCCTTCGAGCGCATCAGCAGCCTGGCCTTCAAGAGGTCGCTGGACATGAAGGCGCGGCTGGAGGAGGCGATTCTGGGCACCGTCGGCGCGCGCCAGGAAATGGTGCGGCGCAGCAGGG AGCgcagccccctggggggccaggAGAGCGTCCGCTGGAGGAAGAACCTCGCCCACTGGCGCCCAAACTCCGACAAGGTGGACAA gagccgggaggaggtggagcaggaggtgctggtggAGGGGAACCTGGCGACTGAGGCCAACCTGGTGGTGCTGGACATGCTGGAGATCATCGTCCAG ACGGTGCTGCTGGCGGAGGCCAAGGAGAGCATGCTGGACGGGGTGCTGCGGGTGCTGCTGCACGGCATGGCCTGCACGCCCAGCGCCCTCTTCCTGCAGCACTGCTTCGCCTCCCAGAGGGCGCTGGtgagcaag TTCCCAGAGATGCTGTTCGAGGAGGACACGGAGCTCTGTGCCGACCTGTGTCTGCGGCTCCTGGGGCACTGCAGCAGTCGGGTGGCTGCCATCCGCGCCCACGCCAGCGCCTCCCTCTATCTGCTCATGCGCCAGAACTTCGAGATTGGCCAC AACTTTGCCCGGGTCAAGATGCAGGTGACCATGTCTCTGTCCTCACTCGTCGGGACCTCATCCAACTTCAGCGAGGAGCATCTCCGGCGCTCGCTGAAAACCATCCTGACCTACGCCGAGGAAGACGCTGGGCTGCAGGACAGCAGCTTCTCTGAGCAG GTGCAGGACCTCGTCTTCAACCTGCACATGATTCTCACCGACACTGTCAAGATGAAGGAGCATCAGGAGGATCCGGAGATGCTGATAGACCTGATGTACAG GATCGCCAAAGGCTACCAGAACTCCCCGGACCTGCGGCTGACGTGGCTGCAGAACATGGCAGCCAAGCACTCGTCACAGGGGAATCACGCCGAGGCGGCGCAGTGCATGGTGCACGCGGCCGCGCTGGTGGCCGAGTACCTGAGCATGCTGGAGGACTCCCGCCACCTGCCCGTGGGCTGCGTCTCCTTCCAG GGCATCTCGTCCAACGTGCTGGAGGAGTCGGCCGTCTCGGACGACGTGCTGtccccggatgaggaggggatcTGCTCCGGGAAGTTCTTCAccgagctggggctggtgggCCTGCTGGAGCAGGCAGCTGCCTTCTTCACCATG GGCGGGCTGTACGAGGCAGTGAACCAAGTGTACAAGATCCTTATCCCCATCCACGAGGCCAACCGGGAGTTCAAGAAGCTGGCGGCTCTGCACGGCAAACTGCAGGACGCCTTCGGCAAGATCAGCAGCCAG AGCGCTGGCTGGGAG cGCATGTTCGGGACGTATTTCCGGGTCGGGTTTTACGGCAGCAAGTTCGGGGACCTGGACGAGCAGGAGTTTGTGTATAAAGAACCGTCCATCACCAAGCTGGCCGAGATCTCCCACCGGCTGGAG GAGTTCTACGCCGAGCGCTTCGGGGACGACCTGGTCGAGATCATCAAGGACTCGAACCCCGTGGACAAGGGCAAGCTGGACCCCAACAAG GCCTACATCCAGCTGACCTATGTGGAGCCGTTCTTCGACACCTACGAGCTGAAGGAGCGAGTCACCTACTTCGAGAAGAACTACGGCCTGCGCACCTTCCTCTTCTGCACACCCTTCACGCAGGACGGGCGGGCGCACGGGGAGCTGCACGAGCAGCACAAGCGCAAGACTCTGCTCACTACCTCGCACGCCTTCCCCTACATCAGAACCCGCCTGCCCGTCGTCCACAAGGAGGAG GTCATCCTGACCCCTATCGAGGTGGCCATCGAGGACATGCAGAAGAAGATGCAGGAATTGGCCTTCGCCACCCACCAGGACCCAGCTGACGCCAAGATGCTGCAGATGGTGCTGCAGGGCTGCGTGGGCACCACCGTCAACCAG GGCCCGCTGGAGGTGGCCCAGGTGTTCCTGGCCGAGATCCCAGACGACCCCCGGCTCTACCGACACCACAACAAGCTGCGTCTCTGTTTCAGGGACTTCACCAAACG GTGCGAAGACGCCCTGCGTAAGAACAAGTCGCTGATCGGGCCAGACCAGCGCGAGTATCACCGGGAGCTGGAACGTAACTACCTGCGCCTCCGGGAGTcgctgcaccccctgctgagccgcCGGATCCCCCAGCTCTACGCCCCCCTCGTCCCACGCTCCACCCACCGGtga